From Streptomyces sp. NBC_00370, a single genomic window includes:
- a CDS encoding DUF1254 domain-containing protein, which produces MSDLQALASDAYVYGYPMVFNLDEVDRFTRKGMNAVAPAPFNTFSHATKLAGPDDTFVSVNNDTVYSMAQIDLSAGPLLLTVPGTGGRYYVMQFVDAWTNNFAYVGRRATGTRPGRFLCTPPGWSGKVPQGATRIAFPTTVASIVARWACAGEADIAAVRALQDATALEPYGTPGEAEGLPVADVGVVDVIDGGLMFFEKLRVRMAAFPPAPADIDYQGTFAPLGLLKAVSPYTSPDPELAEALRAGFADGKEKVELATTHGMSPEDNGWKLAYHAFDYNADFFEIGTVTDPAWIVEDRARARVMRAAAARAGLWGNHGYEAAYAMTWNDAAGEPLDGGSSYTLRFEKAPPVDAFWSVTMYDLPEYHLVDNAADRYSIGDRTPGLVRASDGSLTLRLSSERPADETEAANWLPTPPGRFRPVLRMYEPRDAVVTGSYRLPPITRVS; this is translated from the coding sequence ATGAGCGATCTGCAGGCGCTGGCCAGTGACGCGTACGTCTACGGCTATCCCATGGTGTTCAACCTCGACGAGGTCGACCGGTTCACCCGCAAGGGCATGAACGCGGTCGCCCCAGCCCCGTTCAACACCTTCAGCCACGCGACGAAACTCGCGGGCCCCGACGACACCTTCGTCAGCGTCAACAACGACACCGTCTACTCGATGGCGCAGATCGACCTCAGCGCGGGCCCGCTGCTGCTCACCGTGCCCGGCACCGGCGGGCGTTACTACGTGATGCAGTTCGTGGACGCCTGGACCAACAACTTCGCGTACGTCGGCCGCCGCGCCACCGGCACCCGCCCCGGCCGCTTCCTGTGCACACCGCCCGGCTGGTCGGGGAAGGTGCCCCAGGGCGCGACCCGGATCGCGTTCCCCACCACCGTCGCCTCGATCGTCGCGCGCTGGGCGTGCGCGGGCGAGGCGGACATCGCAGCCGTACGCGCGCTCCAGGACGCCACGGCGCTCGAACCGTACGGCACGCCCGGCGAGGCCGAGGGGCTGCCGGTCGCCGACGTCGGCGTGGTCGACGTCATTGACGGCGGCCTGATGTTCTTCGAGAAGCTGCGGGTGCGGATGGCGGCCTTCCCGCCCGCCCCCGCCGACATCGACTACCAGGGCACGTTCGCGCCGCTCGGGCTGCTGAAGGCCGTCAGTCCGTACACCTCGCCCGATCCGGAACTGGCGGAGGCGCTGCGGGCCGGGTTCGCCGACGGCAAGGAGAAGGTGGAACTGGCCACCACGCACGGCATGAGCCCGGAGGACAACGGCTGGAAACTGGCGTACCACGCCTTCGACTACAACGCCGACTTCTTCGAGATCGGCACCGTCACCGACCCCGCCTGGATCGTCGAGGACCGGGCCAGGGCCCGGGTCATGCGGGCGGCAGCCGCGCGCGCCGGGCTGTGGGGCAACCACGGGTACGAGGCGGCGTACGCGATGACCTGGAACGACGCGGCGGGCGAGCCGCTGGACGGCGGCAGTTCGTACACGCTGCGCTTCGAGAAGGCGCCGCCCGTCGACGCGTTCTGGTCCGTGACCATGTACGACCTGCCCGAGTACCACCTGGTCGACAACGCGGCGGACCGCTACTCGATCGGCGACCGCACCCCCGGCCTGGTCCGCGCCTCCGACGGTTCGCTGACGCTGCGTCTGAGCAGCGAGCGCCCGGCGGACGAGACGGAGGCGGCCAACTGGCTGCCCACACCGCCCGGTCGGTTCCGGCCCGTCCTGCGGATGTACGAGCCGCGCGACGCCGTGGTCACCGGGTCCTACAGGCTGCCGCCCATCACGCGCGTCTCCTGA
- a CDS encoding PulJ/GspJ family protein, translating to MACVLLAALALLAGGSTASAAGGDDGGTQSARLAELLRHNPVYVSDQLPREVPRSTAPAYAKLAKRTGVPTYVLVLPDASSGRSLLGAVHDRLGKDGLYVLVGTTGVTDARAFGVRAPAADAATVALYALPYDAGALRSFQEFVGAVAQGPERAAQRADSLRDAHAGDGKAEVEDLYIDRTDRENQSFLTGMLLLGVPLLVLLTGPYVRRWRHRRTQGTDGKGVSRAKAVSGGPRAAPKGLSLTKAASGAKGHSLTKGVSRAPRARPNIIELVVAGVLAALIGFGAPQVFDQTIDSATVTPTRADLTARLDRVAAGLRQDPVYTDLESPQLLDPASRKRLEAEIKAFTPGLVYVAVVPQLTDDESGGDAYAFAAALHRRLGKDGAYVVADPLNGDIDLVNYGLPLDPDRLGYQLPDDIRHEDFDHPADDHRLAQRLDKLMTFLGGIPRSDASDTDTLGSGTDATPDPLYDNALPALYTGDFWPGLMIGAFGAALLFGLITSGLGIARLVEVRRRERGTASPGKPTTAFDAPAAPSLAYLRRTAQRELTTLGTEFAVESADAAVQAQVWDCFDAAMLLTDGDPDGFVDKDVPAADLAAAIALARTALAMLRTQQTYAHCCERNPMHGPAGRGGPAARGAAARGGSAARGGRRRTPRPWLCEACRTAAGGVEPPGLTLPKGGGRIPYAQASGALPAARDGIPQLIVKVREYASVQ from the coding sequence GTGGCGTGTGTGCTCCTGGCGGCGCTGGCGCTGCTGGCCGGTGGTTCAACGGCGTCGGCCGCGGGGGGTGACGACGGCGGCACCCAGTCGGCGAGGCTCGCCGAGCTGCTGCGCCACAACCCCGTCTACGTCAGCGATCAGCTGCCCCGCGAGGTGCCGCGCTCCACGGCCCCGGCGTACGCGAAGCTCGCGAAGCGCACCGGCGTCCCCACGTACGTACTCGTCCTGCCGGACGCGAGCAGCGGCAGGTCGCTGCTCGGCGCCGTCCATGACCGGCTCGGCAAGGACGGGCTGTATGTCCTGGTCGGCACGACGGGCGTCACGGACGCGCGGGCCTTCGGTGTACGGGCCCCGGCCGCCGACGCCGCGACCGTCGCGCTGTATGCCTTGCCGTACGACGCGGGAGCGCTGCGCTCGTTCCAGGAGTTCGTCGGCGCCGTGGCGCAGGGCCCGGAGCGGGCGGCGCAGCGTGCCGACTCCCTGCGTGACGCGCACGCGGGGGACGGCAAGGCGGAGGTCGAAGACCTCTACATCGACCGGACCGACCGTGAGAACCAGTCGTTCCTCACGGGGATGCTGCTCCTGGGTGTGCCGCTGCTGGTACTGCTGACCGGTCCTTATGTACGGCGGTGGCGGCATCGCCGTACACAGGGGACGGACGGGAAGGGTGTTTCCCGTGCGAAGGCTGTTTCCGGCGGGCCGCGGGCCGCGCCGAAGGGCCTGTCCCTCACAAAGGCTGCTTCCGGCGCGAAAGGCCATTCCCTCACGAAGGGCGTTTCCCGGGCGCCACGGGCCCGGCCGAACATCATCGAGCTGGTCGTCGCCGGCGTCCTGGCGGCTCTGATCGGTTTCGGCGCGCCCCAGGTCTTCGACCAGACCATCGACAGCGCCACGGTCACGCCCACGCGCGCCGACCTGACGGCGCGGCTGGACCGGGTGGCCGCCGGGCTGCGGCAGGATCCGGTCTACACCGATCTGGAGAGCCCGCAGCTCCTGGACCCGGCGAGCCGCAAGCGGCTGGAGGCCGAGATCAAGGCGTTCACGCCCGGTCTCGTCTACGTCGCCGTCGTACCGCAGCTCACGGACGACGAGTCCGGCGGCGACGCGTACGCGTTCGCGGCGGCGCTGCACCGCCGGCTCGGCAAGGACGGTGCCTATGTCGTCGCCGACCCGCTGAACGGCGACATCGACCTGGTCAACTACGGCCTTCCGCTGGACCCGGACCGGCTCGGTTACCAGCTGCCGGACGACATCCGGCACGAGGACTTCGACCATCCCGCCGACGACCACCGTCTCGCGCAGCGGCTCGACAAACTGATGACGTTCCTCGGCGGCATTCCGCGTTCGGACGCCTCGGACACCGACACCCTGGGCAGCGGTACGGACGCCACGCCGGACCCGCTCTACGACAACGCCCTGCCGGCGCTGTACACCGGTGACTTCTGGCCGGGGCTGATGATCGGCGCGTTCGGTGCGGCCCTGCTGTTCGGCCTCATCACCTCCGGTCTGGGCATCGCGCGCCTGGTGGAGGTGCGGCGGCGCGAGCGCGGGACGGCTTCCCCGGGGAAGCCCACAACGGCCTTCGACGCCCCGGCGGCGCCGTCGCTCGCGTATCTGCGGCGGACGGCCCAGCGGGAACTGACCACGCTGGGGACCGAATTCGCGGTGGAGTCGGCCGACGCCGCGGTGCAGGCGCAGGTCTGGGACTGCTTCGACGCCGCGATGCTGCTGACCGACGGCGATCCGGACGGTTTCGTCGACAAGGATGTGCCGGCCGCCGACCTGGCCGCAGCGATAGCGCTGGCCAGGACGGCTCTCGCGATGCTCAGGACCCAACAGACCTATGCGCACTGCTGTGAACGCAACCCGATGCACGGACCGGCCGGCCGGGGCGGACCGGCTGCCCGGGGAGCGGCTGCCCGGGGCGGTTCTGCCGCTCGGGGAGGCAGGCGCCGTACGCCACGGCCATGGCTGTGCGAGGCATGCCGGACGGCCGCCGGCGGAGTCGAGCCCCCGGGCCTGACCCTGCCGAAGGGCGGCGGCCGGATCCCGTACGCGCAGGCTTCCGGCGCGCTGCCGGCGGCCCGCGACGGGATACCCCAGCTCATCGTCAAGGTAAGGGAGTACGCCAGTGTCCAGTGA
- a CDS encoding PP2C family protein-serine/threonine phosphatase, with protein sequence MTRRRPSHAVSADDLLSTLGRLTAQAREGAELQQARVELAVALQRKMLPAALPAVPGLRVAARYVPARDGLDIGGDWYDGFPLSDGTLGYSIGDVQGHDVDAAAFMGQIRIGLRAVANTATDPGEVLRRANDLLLSMDSALFATCSFVCFDPVAWELRTARAGHVAAVWATDDGRYGFAEDEGGLPLGIQPGESYPVTRHRLTRAGAYVLLTDGVIEGPTFPLDQGLDQVARLVREGADAEPGELAAEVLKVAELTGHSDDAAVLVLRHDAAPPP encoded by the coding sequence ATGACTCGGCGGCGTCCCTCCCATGCGGTGAGCGCGGACGATCTGCTGAGCACCCTCGGGCGGCTGACCGCCCAGGCCCGTGAGGGCGCCGAGCTTCAGCAGGCCAGGGTGGAGCTGGCCGTCGCGCTGCAGCGCAAGATGCTGCCGGCCGCGCTGCCCGCCGTACCGGGACTGCGGGTGGCCGCCCGCTACGTACCCGCGAGGGACGGTCTGGACATCGGCGGCGACTGGTACGACGGCTTCCCGCTCTCCGACGGCACGCTCGGCTACTCGATCGGCGACGTCCAGGGCCACGACGTGGACGCGGCCGCGTTCATGGGCCAGATCAGGATCGGACTGCGGGCGGTCGCCAACACGGCGACCGACCCCGGCGAGGTGCTGCGCCGTGCCAACGACCTGCTGCTCTCGATGGACTCCGCCCTCTTCGCCACCTGCAGCTTCGTCTGCTTCGACCCGGTCGCGTGGGAGCTGCGCACCGCACGTGCGGGACATGTGGCGGCGGTCTGGGCCACCGACGACGGCCGGTACGGCTTCGCCGAGGACGAGGGCGGGCTGCCGCTGGGCATCCAGCCCGGCGAGAGCTACCCGGTGACTCGGCACCGGCTGACGCGGGCCGGCGCGTACGTCCTGCTCACGGACGGGGTGATCGAGGGCCCCACCTTCCCGCTCGACCAGGGCCTCGACCAGGTGGCCCGGCTGGTCAGGGAGGGCGCGGACGCCGAGCCCGGCGAGCTGGCAGCCGAGGTGCTGAAGGTGGCCGAGCTGACCGGGCACTCGGACGACGCGGCCGTACTGGTCCTGCGCCACGACGCGGCGCCGCCTCCGTAG
- a CDS encoding MASE1 domain-containing protein has translation MVRTQELRRLAVTALGIVVVAAAYYGAGRLGLIKRLYIDGATCTPLWPPTGVALAALLFMGLRIWPGIALGALGTVLTLGPLGWSSFVILAGNTLAPVCAYLVLRRLGFQLELERLRDGFSLVVVGALAGMLISPTVGTAVLVVDGTLPEYGFWPVWTAWWTGDAMGVLVVTPLFLLIRKAWLARAARGPGDGRPLRDTYRTMEVAALVVAVLVVVPLVTHSTVPLLFLVFPVLIWAALRFQLAGAVPIALFISVLTIVAATDGTGPFVHHSLTGTMIALQALNGSVALTALLLAAIVTEQRNVHRKIEQVCVDLAEVVENLAPGKAAQHWPPGELGAGGPGD, from the coding sequence GTGGTGCGTACCCAGGAACTCCGACGCCTTGCTGTGACCGCTCTGGGGATCGTCGTCGTCGCTGCCGCCTACTACGGGGCGGGACGCCTCGGTCTGATCAAGCGGCTCTACATCGACGGCGCCACCTGCACGCCACTGTGGCCACCCACCGGTGTCGCCCTGGCCGCGCTGCTCTTCATGGGACTGCGGATCTGGCCGGGCATCGCGCTCGGCGCGCTCGGCACCGTACTGACCCTCGGCCCGCTGGGATGGTCGAGCTTCGTGATCCTCGCGGGGAACACCCTCGCCCCGGTCTGCGCGTACCTCGTACTCCGGCGGCTCGGCTTCCAGCTGGAGCTGGAACGGCTGCGGGACGGCTTCAGCCTGGTCGTCGTCGGCGCGCTCGCCGGAATGCTGATCAGTCCCACGGTGGGCACCGCCGTGCTGGTGGTCGACGGGACGCTGCCGGAGTACGGCTTCTGGCCGGTCTGGACGGCGTGGTGGACCGGCGACGCCATGGGGGTGCTCGTGGTCACCCCGCTGTTCCTGCTCATCCGCAAGGCGTGGCTGGCCCGCGCGGCGCGGGGTCCAGGCGACGGCCGGCCGCTCCGTGACACGTACCGCACGATGGAGGTGGCGGCGCTGGTGGTGGCCGTCCTCGTCGTCGTACCGCTGGTCACGCACAGCACCGTGCCGCTGCTCTTCCTGGTCTTCCCCGTCCTGATCTGGGCGGCCCTGCGCTTCCAGCTCGCGGGGGCCGTGCCGATCGCGCTGTTCATCTCCGTGCTGACGATCGTGGCGGCGACGGACGGCACAGGCCCCTTCGTCCACCACAGCCTGACCGGGACGATGATCGCGCTCCAGGCGCTCAACGGGTCGGTCGCGCTGACCGCACTGCTGCTCGCGGCGATCGTGACGGAGCAGCGCAACGTGCACCGGAAGATCGAGCAGGTGTGTGTGGACCTGGCCGAGGTGGTGGAGAACCTCGCGCCGGGAAAGGCGGCGCAACACTGGCCGCCGGGGGAGCTGGGCGCAGGCGGCCCGGGCGACTGA